A genomic region of Capra hircus breed San Clemente chromosome 19, ASM170441v1, whole genome shotgun sequence contains the following coding sequences:
- the CNTNAP1 gene encoding contactin-associated protein 1, producing MKVPSTRAWSRICCLKMRIAQAETGALAGAGHWKAAAETRQPCMMHLRVFCILLAAVSGARGWGYYGCDEELVGPLYARSLGASSYYGLFTAPRFARLHGISGWSPRIGDPNPWLQIDLMKKHRIRAVATQGSFNSWDWVTRYMLLYGDRVDSWTPFYQQGHNATFFGNMNESAVVRHDLHYHFTARYIRIVPLAWNPRGKIGLRLGLYGCPYKSDVLYFDGDDAISYRFPRGVSRSLWDVFAFSFKTEEKDGLLLHAEGAQGDYVTLELQGAHLLLHMSLGSSPIQPRPGHTTVSAGGVLNDQHWHYVRVDRFGREANLTLDGYVQRFVLNGDFERLNLDNEMFIGGLVGAAQKNLAYRHNFRGCIENVIFNRVNIADLAVRRHSRITFEGKVAFRCLDPVPHPINFGGPHNFVQVPGFPRRGRLAVSFRFRTWDLTGLLLFSSLGDGLGHVELMLSEGQVNVSVVQTGRKKLQFAAGFRLNDGFWHEVNFVAQENHAVISIDDVEGAEVRVSYPLLIRTGTSYFFGGCPKPASRSGCHSNQTAFHGCMELLKVDGQLVNLTLVEGRRLGYYAEVLFDTCGITDRCSPNMCEHDGRCYQSWDDFICYCELTGYKGETCHQPLYKESCEAYRLSGKTSGNFTIDPDGSGPLKPFVVYCDIRENRAWTVVRHDRLWTTRVTGSSMERPFLGAVQYWNASWEEVSALANASQHCEQWIEFSCYNSRLLNTAGGYPYSFWIGRNEEQHFYWGGSQPGIQRCACGLDRSCVDPALHCNCDADQPQWRTDKGLLTFVDHLPVTQVVVGDTNRSSSEAQFFLRPLRCYGDRNSWNTISFHTGAALRFPPIRANHSLDVSFYFRTSAPSGVFLENMGGPYCQWRRPYVRVELNTSRDVVFAFDVGNGDENLTVHSDDFEFSDDEWHLVRAEINVKQARLRVDHRPWVLRPMPLQTYIWLEYDRPLYVGSAELKRRPFVGCLRAMRLNGVTLNLEGRANASEGTSPNCTGHCAHPRFPCFHGGRCVERYSYYTCDCDLTAFDGPYCNHDIGGFFEPGTWMRYNLQSALRSAAREFSHMLSRPVPGYEPGYIPGYDTPGYVPGYHGPGYRLPDYPRPGRPVPGYRGPVYNVTGEEVSFSFSTQSAPAVLLYVSSFVRDYMAVLIKEDGTLQLRYQLGTSPYVYQLTTRPVTDGQPHSVNITRVYRNLFIQVDYFSLTEQKFSLLVDSQLDSPKALYLGRVMETGVIDPEIQRYNTPGFSGCLSGVRFNNVAPLKTHFRTPRPMTAELAEALRVQGELSESNCGAMPRLVSEVPPELDPWYLPPDFPYYHDDGWVAILLGFLVAFLLLGLVGMLVLFYLQNHRYKGSYHTNEPKATHDYHAGSKPPLPTSGPAPAPASAPTPTPASTQVPAPAPAPAPAPAPAPAPGPRDQNLPQILEESRSE from the exons ATGAAGGTGCCTAGCACGCGTGCCTGGAGCAGAATTTGCTGTCTGAAAAT GAGGATAGCCCAAGCTGAAACTGGAGCCCTAGCCGGAGCCGGGCACTGGAAGGCGGCCGCCGAGACCCGTCAGCCCTGCATGATGCATCTCCGGGTTTTCTGCATCCTACTCGCCGCGGTCTCAGGAGCCCGGGGCTGGGGCTACT ATGGCTGTGATGAGGAGCTGGTTGGGCCCCTGTATGCACGCTCCCTGGGCGCCTCCTCCTACTATGGGCTCTTCACTGCGCCCCGCTTTGCCCGGCTGCACG GAATAAGCGGATGGTCTCCCCGGATTGGGGACCCAAATCCCTGGCTCCAGATCGACCTAATGAAGAAGCACCGGATTCGGGCTGTGGCCACGCAGGGCTCCTTTAACTCGTGGGACTGGGTCACACGTTACATGCTGCTCTACGGTGACCGAGTGGACAGCTGGACACCGTTCTATCAGCAAGGGCACAACGCG ACCTTCTTCGGTAACATGAACGAGTCGGCGGTAGTTCGCCACGACCTGCACTATCACTTCACCGCGCGCTACATCCGCATCGTGCCTTTGGCTTGGAACCCGCGCGGCAAGATCGGCCTGAGGCTTGGCCTCTACGGCTGCCCTTACA AGTCCGACGTGCTGTATTTCGATGGCGATGATGCCATCTCGTACCGCTTCCCGAGAGGGGTCAGCCGGAGTCTGTGGGACGTCTTCGCCTTCAGCTTCAAAACCGAAGAAAAGGACGGGCTCCTGTTGCACGCCGAGGGCGCCCAGGGCGACTACGTGACACTCGAGCTGCAGGGGGCGCACTTGCTGCTGCACATGAGCCTGG GCAGCAGCCCCATCCAGCCAAGGCCGGGTCACACGACCGTGAGCGCTGGCGGCGTCCTCAATGACCAACACTGGCATTACGTGCGTGTCGACCGATTTGGCCGTGAGGCAAATCTCACCCTGGACGGCTACGTGCAGCGCTTCGTGCTCAATGGCGACTTCGAGAGACTGAACCTGGACAACGAG ATGTTCATCGGGGGGCTGGTGGGCGCCGCGCAGAAGAACCTTGCCTATCGGCATAATTTCCGCGGCTGCATTGAAAACGTCATCTTCAACCGAGTCAACATCGCAGACTTGGCCGTTCGGCGCCATTCCCGGATCACCTTCGAG GGTAAGGTGGCATTCCGTTGCCTGGACCCGGTTCCTCATCCCATCAATTTCGGAGGTCCTCACAACTTCGTGCAAGTGCCTGGCTTCCCCCGCCGCGGCCGCCTCGCAGTCTCTTTTCGCTTCCGCACCTGGGATCTCACTGGGCTGCTGCTCTTCTCCTCACTGGGGGACGGGTTGGGCCACGTGGAGCTGATGCTTAGTGAAGGGCAGGTCAACGTGTCCGTGGTGCAGACCGGCCGAAAGAAGCTTCAGTTCGCTGCTG GGTTCCGCCTGAATGATGGCTTTTGGCATGAGGTGAATTTTGTGGCCCAGGAAAACCATGCAGTCATCAGCATTGATGATGTCGAGGGGGCAGAGGTCAGGGTTTCATACCCACTGCTGATCCGTACAGGAACCTCATACTTCTTTGGAG GTTGTCCCAAGCCAGCCAGTCGATCGGGCTGCCACTCCAACCAGACGGCGTTCCATGGCTGCATGGAGCTGCTCAAGGTGGATGGTCAACTGGTCAACCTGACTCTGGTGGAGGGCCGGCGGCTTGGATACTATGCTGAGGTCCTCTTTGACACATGTGGCATCACTGATAG GTGCAGCCCTAACATGTGTGAGCATGATGGTCGCTGCTACCAGTCTTGGGATGACTTCATCTGCTACTGTGAACTGACAGGCTACAAGGGGGAGACCTGCCACCAGC CTTTGTATAAGGAATCCTGTGAGGCTTATCGACTCAGTGGGAAAACTTCTGGAAACTTCACCATTGATCCTGATGGTAGTGGCCCCCTGAAGCCATTTGTGGTGTATTGTGATATCCGAG AGAACCGGGCATGGACAGTTGTGCGCCATGACAGGCTGTGGACGACTCGGGTGACGGGTTCCAGCATGGAGCGGCCATTCCTCGGGGCCGTCCAGTACTGGAATGCATCCTGGGAGGAGGTCAGTGCCCTGGCCAATGCTTCCCAGCACTGTGAGCAGTGGATCGAGTTCTCCTGCTACAATTCCCGGCTGCTCAACACAGCAG GAGGCTACCCGTACAGCTTTTGGATTGGCCGAAACGAGGAACAGCACTTCTACTGGGGTGGCTCGCAGCCTGGGATCCAGCGCTGTGCCTGTGGTCTGGACCGGAGCTGTGTGGACCCTGCCCTGCACTGTAACTGTGACGCCGACCAGCCCCAGTG GAGAACCGACAAGGGCCTGCTGACCTTTGTGGACCATCTGCCTGTCActcaggtggtggtgggggacacAAACCGATCCAGTTCGGAGGCCCAGTTCTTTCTGAGGCCTCTGCGCTGCTACGGCGACC GAAATTCCTGGAACACCATCTCCTTCCACACTGGGGCTGCACTACGCTTCCCCCCAATCCGGGCCAACCACAGCCTTGACGTCTCTTTCTACTTCAGGACTTCGGCTCCCTCGGGAGTCTTCCTAGAGAATATGGGGGGCCCTTACTGCCAGTGGCGCCGGCCTTACGTGCGGGTGGAACTTAACA CGTCCCGGGACGTGGTCTTCGCCTTTGACGTGGGGAATGGGGATGAGAACCTGACGGTGCACTCAGACGACTTCGAGTTCAGCGACGACGAGTGGCACCTCGTCCGGGCGGAAATCAACGTGAAGCAGGCCCGGCTGCGCGTCGATCACCGGCCTTGGGTGCTACGGCCGATGCCCCTGCAGACCTACATCTGGCTGGAGTACGACCGGCCCCTGTATGTTG GATCTGCAGAGCTTAAGAGGCGGCCTTTCGTGGGTTGCTTGAGGGCTATGCGTCTGAATGGAGTGACTCTGAACCTGGAGGGCCGTGCCAATGCCTCTGAGGGTACCTCACCCAACTGCACAGGCCACTGCGCCCACCCCCGGTTCCCCTGTTTCCATGGCGGCCGCTGTGTGGAGCGCTACAGCTACTACACCTGTGACTGTGACCTCACGGCTTTTGATGGGCCATACTGCAACCATG ACATTGGCGGTTTCTTTGAGCCTGGCACCTGGATGCGCTATAACCTCCAGTCGGCGCTGCGCTCCGCAGCCCGGGAGTTCTCCCACATGCTGAGCCGGCCAGTGCCGGGCTACGAGCCTGGTTACATCCCCGGCTATGACACTCCCGGCTACGTGCCCGGCTACCATGGCCCTGGGTACCGTCTGCCTGATTACCCGCGGCCAGGCCGGCCGGTGCCAGGCTACCGCGGACCTGTCTACAACGTCACTGGAGAAGAGGtgtccttcagcttcagcacccaGTCTGCCCCCGCCGTCCTCCTCTACGTCAGCTCCTTTGTGCGTGACTACATGGCCGTGCTCATCAAGGAAGACG GGACCTTGCAGCTGCGCTACCAGCTGGGCACCAGCCCCTATGTGTACCAGCTCACCACCCGCCCTGTGACAGACGGCCAGCCCCACAGTGTCAACATCACCCGGGTCTACCGCAACCTCTTCATCCAG GTGGACTACTTCTCCCTGACGGAACAGAAGTTCTCACTGTTGGTGGATAGCCAGCTAGACTCACCCAAGGCCTTGTATTTGGGGCGCGTTATGG AGACTGGAGTGATTGACCCAGAGATCCAGCGCTACAACACACCGGGTTTCTCGGGCTGCCTGTCTGGTGTCCGATTCAACAACGTGGCTCCTCTCAAGACCCACTTCCGAACGCCTCGACCCATGACTGCGGAGCTGGCTGAGGCCCTTCGTGTCCAGGGAGAGCTGTCTGAGTCTAACTGCGGAGCCATGCCACGTCTTGTCTCAGAGGTGCCCCCTGAGCTGGACCCCTGGTATCTTCCCCCAG ACTTCCCGTACTACCATGATGACGGATGGGTTGCTATACTTTTGGGCT ttttggtggCCTTCTTGCTGCTGGGACTGGTGGGAATGTTGGTGCTCTTCTATCTACAGAATCATCGCTATAAGGGCTCCTACCACACCAATGAGCCCAAGGCCACACATGATTACCATGCTGGCAGCAAGCCTCCTCTGCCTACTTCAGGCCCGGCCCCGGCCCCAGCCTCAGCCCCGACCCCGACACCAGCTTCCACCCAAGTTCCAgccccagctccagctccagctccagccccagccccagccccagcccctggcccccggGACCAAAACCTACCCCAGATTCTGGAGGAGTCCAGATCTGAATGA